In Micromonospora purpureochromogenes, a single window of DNA contains:
- a CDS encoding hemolysin family protein, with translation MREAGGPGLRRRASGRPRRRPGPIARAVARLVVRAADGATRLVTDLLGASPAAGRERISEDELRDLVAANTRLDPDERRIIDEVLVAGASLVREVMMPRTEVVFLSAGLTIAEAERVVRAETHTRYPVVDGTQDDVVGFVHLRDVLLRPDLDPCTTVGELTREVKQLPGSKRVLAALTEMRKEGHHLAVVVDEYGGTAGIVTCEDLIEELVGEIHDEYDGDLEPAHAGLPAVVDGRLNLADFAERTGVPLPVGPYETVGGYLMAALGRLPVAGDEVPVSSVDAEAPDEPVDGWLLRVLALEGRRVSRVAVSAARLPEQRREVTTPAGPAASRPAGPS, from the coding sequence ATGCGGGAAGCGGGCGGTCCCGGGCTGCGTCGACGCGCGTCGGGGCGGCCCCGACGCCGGCCCGGGCCGATCGCCCGGGCGGTGGCCCGGCTCGTCGTCCGGGCCGCCGACGGCGCCACCCGCCTCGTCACCGACCTGCTCGGCGCCAGCCCGGCGGCCGGGCGGGAGCGGATCAGCGAGGACGAGCTGCGCGACCTCGTCGCGGCCAACACCCGGCTGGACCCGGACGAGCGGCGGATCATCGACGAGGTGCTGGTGGCCGGCGCGAGCCTGGTCCGTGAGGTGATGATGCCCCGCACCGAGGTCGTCTTCCTCTCCGCCGGGCTGACCATCGCCGAGGCCGAGCGGGTGGTCCGGGCCGAGACGCACACCCGCTACCCGGTGGTCGACGGCACCCAGGACGACGTGGTCGGCTTCGTGCACCTGCGGGACGTGCTGCTCCGCCCCGACCTCGACCCGTGCACCACCGTAGGCGAGCTGACCCGCGAGGTGAAACAGCTGCCCGGCAGCAAGCGGGTGCTCGCCGCCCTGACCGAGATGCGCAAGGAGGGACACCACCTGGCGGTGGTGGTCGACGAGTACGGCGGCACCGCCGGCATCGTCACGTGTGAGGACCTGATCGAGGAGCTGGTCGGGGAGATCCACGACGAGTACGACGGCGACCTCGAGCCCGCGCACGCGGGCCTGCCCGCCGTGGTGGACGGCCGGCTCAACCTCGCCGACTTCGCCGAGCGCACCGGGGTGCCGCTGCCCGTCGGGCCGTACGAGACGGTCGGCGGCTACCTGATGGCGGCGCTCGGCCGGCTGCCGGTGGCCGGCGACGAGGTGCCGGTGTCCTCCGTCGACGCCGAGGCGCCGGACGAGCCGGTCGACGGCTGGCTGCTGCGGGTGCTGGCCCTGGAGGGGCGCCGGGTGTCCCGGGTCGCGGTCTCCGCGGCCCGCCTGCCGGAGCAGCGGCGCGAGGTCACCACCCCCGCCGGGCCGGCGGCGAGCCGACCCGCCGGCCCGTCATGA
- a CDS encoding 2'-5' RNA ligase family protein, with amino-acid sequence MDRRDGAPVDGGTIQIGIAVDVPEPWGGMLTRRRAESGDPQVVPAHVTLLGPTEIPVVALPAVEEHLSRVAARHLPFTLHLRGTGTFRPVTQVVFVTVAAGISECELLAAAINAAPELHREARFPYHPHVTVAQDVAPEALDRAYEDLADFSAMFEVDSFTLFSHSGATRWQPRRDFRLGG; translated from the coding sequence GTGGATCGCAGGGACGGGGCGCCGGTGGACGGCGGCACCATCCAGATCGGGATCGCGGTGGACGTCCCGGAGCCGTGGGGCGGCATGCTCACCCGGCGGCGGGCCGAGTCCGGCGACCCGCAGGTGGTCCCGGCGCACGTGACGCTGCTCGGGCCCACCGAGATCCCGGTGGTGGCGCTGCCGGCGGTCGAGGAGCACCTGAGCCGGGTGGCCGCCCGGCACCTGCCGTTCACCCTGCACCTGCGCGGCACGGGCACGTTCCGGCCGGTGACCCAGGTGGTGTTCGTGACGGTGGCCGCCGGGATCAGCGAGTGCGAGCTGCTCGCCGCCGCCATCAACGCCGCACCCGAGCTGCACCGGGAGGCCCGCTTCCCGTACCACCCGCACGTCACGGTCGCGCAGGACGTCGCCCCCGAGGCGCTGGACCGGGCGTACGAGGACCTGGCCGACTTCTCGGCCATGTTCGAGGTGGACTCGTTCACGCTCTTCTCGCACAGCGGTGCGACCCGGTGGCAACCCCGCCGGGACTTCCGGCTCGGCGGCTGA
- a CDS encoding glycoside hydrolase family 13 protein, whose amino-acid sequence MTDATNPAPPAADADWWRSAVVYQVYVRSFADADGDGVGDLRGIRERLPYLRDLGVDALWLTPFYTSPQVDAGYDVADYRDVDPLFGTLTDFDAMITDAHALGLRIIVDLVPNHTSSAHPWFQAALAAGPGSPERELYLFADGKGEHGELPPNDWESIFGGPAWTRLPGGQWYLHLFDPAQPDLNWRHPRVRAEFEGVLRFWLDRGVDGFRIDVAHGMIKAEGLPDVGFSSMTTGQRQSELLGKGRLPYFDQDEVHEIYRAWRPILDSYPGGRMAVAEAWAETPQRLARYIGPDELHQAFSFDFLDATWSADSFRKVIDTALAESTIVGAPTTWVLSNHDRQRHVTRYGDGEVGLRRARAAALLMLALPGCAYVYQGEELGLPEVLDLPDELRQDPAFLRTGESRDGCRVPIPWSGELAPYGFGPEGSELSWLPAPATWRALSVAAQTGVAGSTLELYRAALRIRHEHPALAGTTGGVTWLEGGPGMLAFSRTGGGTTLTCVVNISGAAALVEGYGPPLVASEDLTEQGSGHLLPVDAAAWFERR is encoded by the coding sequence ATGACCGACGCCACCAACCCGGCACCGCCGGCCGCCGACGCCGACTGGTGGCGGTCCGCGGTCGTCTACCAGGTCTACGTCCGCAGCTTCGCCGACGCCGACGGCGACGGCGTCGGCGACCTCCGGGGCATCCGGGAGCGGCTGCCGTACCTGCGCGACCTCGGGGTCGACGCGCTCTGGTTGACCCCCTTCTACACCTCGCCGCAGGTCGACGCCGGCTACGACGTCGCCGACTACCGCGACGTCGACCCGCTGTTCGGCACGCTCACCGACTTCGACGCGATGATCACCGACGCGCACGCCCTCGGGCTGCGGATCATCGTCGACCTGGTGCCCAACCACACCTCCAGCGCGCACCCCTGGTTCCAGGCCGCGCTGGCCGCCGGCCCCGGCTCGCCGGAGCGGGAGCTCTACCTCTTCGCGGACGGCAAGGGCGAGCACGGCGAGCTGCCCCCGAACGACTGGGAGAGCATCTTCGGCGGCCCGGCCTGGACCCGGCTGCCGGGCGGCCAGTGGTACCTGCACCTGTTCGACCCGGCCCAGCCCGACCTGAACTGGCGGCACCCGCGGGTGCGCGCCGAGTTCGAGGGCGTGCTCCGCTTCTGGCTGGACCGTGGCGTCGACGGGTTCCGGATCGACGTGGCGCACGGGATGATCAAGGCCGAAGGGCTGCCGGACGTCGGCTTCAGCTCGATGACCACCGGCCAGCGCCAGTCCGAACTGCTCGGCAAGGGCCGCCTGCCCTACTTCGACCAGGACGAGGTGCACGAGATCTACCGTGCCTGGCGGCCGATCCTGGACAGCTACCCGGGCGGCCGGATGGCGGTGGCCGAGGCGTGGGCGGAGACCCCGCAGCGGCTGGCCCGCTACATCGGCCCGGACGAGCTGCACCAGGCGTTCAGCTTCGACTTCCTCGACGCCACCTGGTCGGCCGACTCGTTCCGCAAGGTCATCGACACCGCGCTGGCCGAGTCCACCATCGTCGGCGCCCCGACCACCTGGGTGCTGTCCAACCATGACCGGCAGCGGCACGTCACCCGGTACGGCGATGGCGAGGTCGGCCTGCGCCGGGCCCGGGCCGCCGCCCTGCTGATGCTGGCCCTGCCCGGCTGCGCCTACGTCTACCAGGGCGAGGAGCTGGGCCTGCCGGAGGTGCTGGACCTCCCCGACGAGCTGCGCCAGGATCCGGCGTTCCTGCGTACCGGGGAGAGCCGCGACGGTTGCCGGGTGCCGATCCCGTGGAGCGGCGAGCTGGCCCCGTACGGCTTCGGCCCGGAGGGCAGCGAGCTGAGCTGGCTGCCGGCCCCGGCGACCTGGCGTGCCCTCTCGGTGGCCGCCCAGACCGGCGTCGCCGGCTCCACCCTGGAGCTGTACCGCGCCGCGCTGCGCATCCGGCACGAGCACCCGGCGCTGGCCGGCACGACCGGCGGGGTGACCTGGCTGGAGGGCGGGCCCGGCATGCTCGCCTTCAGCCGCACCGGCGGCGGGACCACGCTGACCTGCGTGGTCAACATCAGCGGCGCAGCGGCCCTCGTCGAGGGGTACGGCCCGCCGCTCGTCGCGAGCGAGGACCTCACCGAGCAGGGATCGGGTCATCTCCTGCCGGTGGACGCAGCTGCGTGGTTCGAACGGCGCTGA
- a CDS encoding sugar ABC transporter substrate-binding protein: MRIRTAGVVAVLGLALAASGCGDNSKDEPAAKDSPKAASGKLVIWADDKRAAALKPFGEKFGQENGVTVEVQAVSKDLQTNFVTASQQGSGPDVVVGAHDWIGNLVQNGAIDPVQLAAEQKSAFNETAVKAVTFNGQVYGVPYATENIALIRNTELAPEAPKTIEDLVASGKKLKAEKKASEILCLQSGQNGDAYHIYPLYTSAGGYLFGTAANGDYDPKDLGVGKPESIAAFQKIAKLGEKGDGALKRSITGENSIATFTGKKCAYLVSGPWAIADAKKAGIKYDISPVPGFAGGKEAQPFVGVQSFYVAAKGKNKALAQEFVTNYVTKPELAVALYNAEPRPPALTAAFDQVKGTDPDLAKFSEAGKNGQVLPAIPAMAAIWDPFGKAEAAVIGGADPTKTVTAAGKTISGQIK, translated from the coding sequence ATGCGCATCCGTACCGCGGGTGTGGTCGCCGTTCTCGGTCTGGCGCTCGCGGCGTCCGGCTGCGGCGACAACAGCAAGGACGAGCCGGCCGCCAAGGATTCCCCCAAGGCCGCGAGCGGCAAGCTCGTCATCTGGGCCGACGACAAGCGGGCGGCGGCCCTCAAGCCGTTCGGTGAGAAGTTCGGCCAGGAGAACGGCGTCACCGTCGAGGTGCAGGCCGTCTCCAAGGACCTGCAGACCAACTTCGTCACCGCCTCCCAGCAGGGCAGCGGCCCGGACGTCGTGGTCGGCGCGCACGACTGGATCGGCAACCTGGTCCAGAACGGCGCCATCGACCCGGTGCAGCTCGCCGCCGAGCAGAAGAGCGCCTTCAACGAGACCGCCGTCAAGGCCGTGACCTTCAACGGCCAGGTCTACGGCGTGCCGTACGCGACCGAGAACATCGCGCTGATCCGCAACACCGAGCTGGCCCCCGAGGCGCCGAAGACGATTGAGGACCTGGTCGCCTCCGGCAAGAAGCTCAAGGCCGAGAAGAAGGCCAGCGAGATCCTCTGCCTCCAGTCCGGGCAGAACGGCGACGCGTACCACATCTACCCGCTGTACACCTCGGCCGGCGGCTACCTCTTCGGCACCGCCGCCAACGGCGACTACGACCCGAAGGACCTGGGCGTGGGCAAGCCGGAGTCGATCGCGGCGTTCCAGAAGATCGCCAAGCTCGGTGAGAAGGGTGACGGTGCGTTGAAGCGCTCCATCACCGGCGAGAACTCGATCGCCACCTTCACCGGCAAGAAGTGCGCCTACCTGGTCTCTGGCCCGTGGGCGATCGCCGACGCCAAGAAGGCCGGCATCAAGTACGACATCTCCCCGGTCCCCGGCTTCGCCGGTGGCAAGGAGGCGCAGCCGTTCGTGGGCGTCCAGTCGTTCTACGTCGCCGCCAAGGGCAAGAACAAGGCCCTGGCCCAGGAGTTCGTCACCAACTACGTGACCAAGCCCGAGCTGGCCGTGGCGCTGTACAACGCCGAGCCGCGTCCGCCGGCACTGACCGCCGCCTTCGACCAGGTCAAGGGCACCGACCCGGACCTGGCCAAGTTCTCCGAGGCCGGCAAGAACGGCCAGGTGCTCCCGGCGATCCCGGCCATGGCCGCGATCTGGGACCCGTTCGGCAAGGCCGAGGCCGCCGTCATCGGTGGCGCCGACCCGACCAAGACCGTCACCGCCGCCGGCAAGACGATCTCCGGTCAGATCAAGTAA
- the galE gene encoding UDP-glucose 4-epimerase GalE, protein MLLDNGHDVTVLDDLRTGHRAALAPDATHVELPVHEAARVLTPEAGFDGVLHFAALIAAGESMVKPELYWHANTVSSIALIDAVRAARVPRLVFSSTAAVYGNPTELPIPETAAKAPTNTYGATKLAVDMALTSEAIAHDLATVSLRYFNVAGAYLRDDLAIGERHDPETHLIPIALDVAAGRREKLQLFGDDYPTVDGTCVRDYIHVADLARAHLLALSAAVPGRHRIYNLGNGNGFTNRQVVDVVREVTGHPLPVEIAPRREGDPAELVASAALAREELGWTPEKPTLHDMVGDAWAFYRAHVLGQR, encoded by the coding sequence ATGCTGCTCGACAACGGCCACGACGTGACGGTCCTCGACGACCTGCGCACCGGCCACCGGGCCGCGCTCGCGCCGGACGCCACCCACGTCGAGCTGCCCGTCCACGAGGCCGCCCGGGTGCTCACCCCGGAGGCCGGCTTCGACGGGGTGCTGCACTTCGCCGCGCTGATCGCCGCCGGCGAGTCGATGGTCAAGCCGGAGCTGTACTGGCACGCCAACACGGTCAGCTCGATCGCCCTGATCGACGCCGTCCGCGCCGCCCGGGTGCCCCGGCTGGTCTTCTCCTCCACCGCCGCCGTCTACGGCAACCCCACCGAGCTGCCCATCCCGGAGACCGCGGCCAAGGCCCCCACCAACACGTACGGGGCCACCAAGCTCGCCGTCGACATGGCGCTCACCTCCGAGGCGATCGCCCACGACCTGGCCACCGTCTCGCTGCGCTACTTCAACGTCGCCGGGGCGTACCTCCGCGACGACCTGGCGATCGGCGAACGGCACGACCCGGAGACCCACCTGATCCCGATCGCGCTGGACGTCGCCGCCGGCCGGCGGGAGAAGCTCCAACTCTTCGGCGACGACTACCCCACCGTCGACGGCACCTGCGTGCGCGACTACATCCACGTGGCGGACCTGGCCCGGGCCCACCTGCTGGCGCTCAGCGCCGCCGTGCCCGGCCGGCACCGGATCTACAACCTGGGCAACGGCAACGGCTTCACCAACCGCCAGGTGGTCGACGTGGTCCGCGAGGTCACCGGACACCCGCTGCCGGTGGAGATCGCGCCGCGCCGCGAGGGCGACCCGGCCGAGCTGGTCGCCTCCGCCGCGCTGGCCCGCGAGGAGCTGGGCTGGACGCCGGAGAAGCCGACCCTGCACGACATGGTCGGCGACGCCTGGGCCTTCTACCGCGCGCACGTGCTGGGGCAGCGATGA
- a CDS encoding ABC transporter permease subunit produces MSASLSGPGSATQTPGREPARSGLPRKSRDARHHAPITLTGLVVKVVLLGLVAGIAIWAAFPLIEAEKWVGLAILSATTAGLFYLYLTRRHIPAKYLVPGTIFLIAFQIFPVLYTASTAFTNFGDGHRGEKSDAIVAIQSSSVKQVPGSTQYPLSVATKGDPATGPLVFLVTDPKSGTVSAGDAGGLTPLDAAEVTVAPGGKVTAAEGYQVLNFGQASARSKEITDLVVPTSGGALRSSGLSRAYEGRAIRAYDAGCDCVKDTETGRTWTADDEIGAFVAADGEQLAQGWKVNVGLKNFDRVLTDPAISGPFFGTLVWNFAFALGSTGFTFLLGLAIALALHSPRMRGTNLYRILLILPYAMPSFAMLLVWRDMFNTDFGLINNLFGLGVDWFGQDWSARIAVILVQLWLGYPYMFLVATGALQAIPRELTEATSVDGASPWQSFRAVTLPLLLVALSPLLISSFAYNFNNFNAIYLTTEGGPFPADNPTSGATDLLITYTYRLAFGAQGAQFGLAAAVSIFIFTIVAVVSAVSFSRTRKQEEVYS; encoded by the coding sequence ATGAGCGCGTCGCTGTCCGGCCCGGGGTCTGCCACGCAGACCCCGGGCCGGGAGCCCGCCCGCTCCGGGCTCCCGCGCAAGTCCCGTGACGCGCGGCACCACGCGCCGATCACCCTGACCGGCCTCGTGGTCAAGGTGGTCCTGCTCGGCCTGGTGGCCGGGATCGCGATCTGGGCGGCCTTCCCGCTCATCGAGGCCGAGAAGTGGGTCGGGCTAGCCATCCTGTCGGCCACCACCGCCGGCTTGTTCTACCTGTACCTCACCCGCCGACACATCCCGGCGAAGTACCTGGTTCCCGGAACGATCTTCCTGATCGCCTTCCAGATCTTCCCGGTGCTCTACACCGCGAGCACCGCCTTCACGAACTTCGGCGACGGTCACCGCGGCGAGAAGTCCGACGCGATCGTCGCCATCCAGAGCTCGTCGGTGAAGCAGGTCCCCGGCTCCACCCAGTACCCCCTCTCCGTCGCCACCAAGGGCGACCCGGCCACCGGGCCGCTGGTCTTCCTGGTGACCGACCCGAAGAGCGGCACCGTCTCCGCCGGCGACGCTGGCGGCCTGACCCCGCTCGACGCCGCCGAGGTCACCGTGGCGCCGGGCGGCAAGGTAACCGCCGCCGAGGGCTATCAGGTGCTCAACTTCGGCCAGGCCAGCGCCCGCAGCAAGGAGATCACCGACCTGGTGGTCCCGACCTCCGGCGGCGCGCTGCGCTCCTCCGGTCTCTCCCGCGCGTACGAGGGCAGGGCGATCCGGGCCTACGACGCCGGGTGCGACTGCGTCAAGGACACCGAGACCGGTAGGACCTGGACGGCCGACGACGAGATCGGCGCGTTCGTCGCCGCCGACGGCGAGCAGTTGGCCCAGGGTTGGAAGGTCAACGTCGGGCTGAAGAACTTCGATCGGGTGCTCACCGACCCGGCCATCTCTGGCCCGTTCTTCGGCACCCTGGTCTGGAACTTCGCCTTCGCGCTCGGCTCGACCGGCTTCACCTTTCTGCTCGGCCTGGCCATCGCGCTGGCGCTGCACTCGCCGCGGATGCGCGGCACCAACCTCTACCGGATCCTGCTGATCCTGCCGTACGCGATGCCGTCGTTCGCGATGCTGCTGGTCTGGCGGGACATGTTCAACACCGACTTCGGTCTGATCAACAACCTGTTCGGGCTCGGCGTCGACTGGTTCGGGCAGGACTGGTCCGCCCGAATCGCGGTGATCCTGGTACAGCTCTGGCTGGGCTACCCGTACATGTTCCTGGTCGCCACCGGTGCGCTGCAGGCGATCCCGCGCGAGCTCACCGAGGCCACCTCGGTCGACGGCGCGTCGCCCTGGCAGTCGTTCCGCGCGGTCACCCTGCCGCTGCTGCTGGTGGCGCTCTCCCCGCTGCTGATCTCGTCGTTCGCGTACAACTTCAACAACTTCAACGCGATCTACCTGACCACAGAGGGTGGACCGTTCCCGGCGGACAACCCGACCTCCGGCGCGACAGACCTGCTGATCACGTACACCTACCGGCTGGCCTTCGGTGCCCAGGGCGCCCAGTTCGGCCTGGCGGCGGCGGTCTCGATCTTCATCTTCACGATCGTCGCGGTGGTCTCCGCGGTCAGCTTCTCGCGGACCCGCAAGCAGGAGGAGGTGTACTCGTGA
- the trpS gene encoding tryptophan--tRNA ligase — MSDVPARPRVFSGIQPTADSFHLGNYLGAVRHWVALQETHDAFYCVVDLHAITAGHDPAVLKQRSRVAAAQLFAVGIDPERSTLFVQSQVPEHSQLAWVLGCITGFGEASRMTQFKDKSQKQGSERASVGLFTYPILQAADILLYQANAVPVGEDQRQHLELSRDLAQRFNSLFGPTFTVPAPHIVKDTAKITDLQDPTAKMSKSSSSPAGIIDLLEEPARSAKKIRSAVTDTGREIVFDTETKPGISNLLTIYSALSGRSIDDLVAAYAGKGYGDLKKDLGEVVREFVTPIQERTRAYLDDPAQLDKLLAAGAEKARAVAAPTLRAAYDRIGFFPPVRFE; from the coding sequence ATGTCCGACGTTCCCGCCCGCCCGCGCGTCTTCTCCGGCATCCAGCCGACGGCCGACTCGTTCCACCTCGGCAACTATCTCGGGGCGGTGCGGCACTGGGTGGCGCTGCAGGAGACCCACGACGCGTTCTACTGCGTGGTCGACCTGCACGCGATCACCGCGGGGCACGACCCGGCCGTGCTGAAGCAGCGCTCCCGGGTGGCCGCCGCGCAGCTCTTCGCGGTCGGGATCGACCCGGAGCGCAGCACCCTGTTCGTCCAGTCGCAGGTGCCCGAGCACTCGCAGCTGGCCTGGGTGCTGGGCTGCATCACCGGTTTCGGCGAGGCCAGCCGGATGACGCAGTTCAAGGACAAGTCGCAGAAGCAGGGCAGCGAGCGGGCCAGCGTCGGCCTCTTCACGTACCCGATCCTGCAGGCCGCCGACATCCTGCTCTACCAGGCCAACGCGGTGCCCGTCGGCGAGGACCAGCGCCAGCACCTGGAGCTCTCCCGCGACCTGGCGCAGCGGTTCAACTCGCTGTTCGGCCCGACCTTCACGGTGCCCGCCCCGCACATCGTCAAGGACACCGCGAAGATCACCGACCTGCAGGACCCGACGGCGAAGATGTCCAAGTCGTCGTCCTCGCCGGCCGGCATCATCGACCTGCTGGAGGAGCCGGCCCGCTCGGCCAAGAAGATCCGCTCCGCGGTGACCGACACCGGCCGCGAGATCGTCTTCGACACCGAGACCAAGCCGGGCATCTCCAACCTGCTGACCATCTACTCGGCGCTGTCCGGCCGGAGCATCGACGACCTGGTCGCCGCGTACGCCGGCAAGGGCTACGGCGACCTCAAGAAGGACCTCGGCGAGGTGGTCCGGGAGTTCGTCACCCCGATCCAGGAGCGCACCCGCGCCTACCTCGACGACCCGGCGCAGCTGGACAAGCTGCTCGCCGCCGGCGCCGAGAAGGCCCGCGCGGTCGCCGCGCCGACGCTGCGCGCCGCGTACGACCGGATCGGGTTCTTCCCCCCGGTCCGCTTCGAGTAG
- a CDS encoding YihY/virulence factor BrkB family protein — protein MDAWGRLTGGIDRRFTTARHRWPRFDHLWRAIDLYGNVLGGRLAAAIAYYGFFAVFALALVAYSIFGAILEDNDEVSDAAADFLRENLPFLDPGQIAESSNTVGVIGLVILVFTGIGWVEAIRSSQRLMYGFNQQPGNLVVRRLVDLGVLLLVFVMLGISVAAVDALESLLRFLLRATGSVGLTTVSAALSVVVNAVLATALLVAVPRLRMSRRRLRPVVLIVAVGITLLNTVGRYYVVRTERNPAYTVVASAVGLLLYLYLLNQLVLFGAALAATSRHGRVVDLSDGPVPADLDVDKDPDTDPGTPGGAG, from the coding sequence GTGGACGCGTGGGGCCGGCTGACGGGCGGGATCGACCGCCGGTTCACCACGGCCCGGCACCGGTGGCCCCGCTTCGACCACCTCTGGCGGGCCATCGACCTCTACGGGAACGTGCTGGGCGGGCGGCTGGCCGCGGCGATCGCCTACTACGGCTTCTTCGCGGTCTTCGCGCTCGCCCTGGTGGCGTACTCGATCTTCGGGGCGATCCTGGAGGACAACGACGAGGTCAGCGACGCCGCGGCGGACTTCCTGCGGGAGAACCTGCCGTTCCTCGACCCCGGGCAGATCGCCGAGAGCAGCAACACCGTCGGCGTGATCGGCCTGGTCATCCTGGTCTTCACCGGGATCGGCTGGGTGGAGGCGATCCGCTCCTCGCAGCGGCTGATGTACGGCTTCAACCAGCAGCCCGGCAACCTGGTGGTGCGCCGCCTGGTCGACCTGGGCGTGCTGCTGCTGGTCTTCGTGATGCTCGGCATCTCGGTGGCGGCCGTCGACGCCCTGGAGTCCCTGCTGCGCTTCCTGCTGCGGGCCACCGGCTCGGTCGGGCTGACCACGGTCAGCGCGGCGCTCAGCGTGGTGGTCAACGCGGTGCTGGCGACGGCGCTGCTGGTGGCGGTGCCCCGGCTGCGGATGAGTCGCCGGCGGCTGCGGCCGGTGGTGCTGATCGTCGCGGTGGGCATCACACTGCTCAACACCGTCGGGCGCTACTACGTGGTGCGCACCGAGCGGAACCCGGCGTACACGGTGGTGGCCAGCGCGGTCGGGTTGCTGCTCTACCTGTACCTGCTCAACCAGTTGGTGCTCTTCGGCGCGGCGCTCGCCGCGACCAGCCGGCACGGGCGGGTGGTCGACCTCTCCGACGGGCCCGTCCCGGCGGACCTCGACGTCGACAAGGACCCGGACACCGATCCGGGGACGCCGGGAGGGGCGGGCTGA
- a CDS encoding GntR family transcriptional regulator — translation MLIEIDPGSAVPPYEQVRGQLAAMIGDGRLPVGTRLPPVRQFAAELGLAANTVARAYRELEAAGLLETRGRHGTYVAPGRDDATDRLQRAAARYADEAVRLGLPPDRALALVRAALDAARPG, via the coding sequence GTGCTGATCGAGATCGACCCGGGGTCGGCGGTGCCCCCGTACGAGCAGGTGCGCGGGCAGTTGGCCGCGATGATCGGCGACGGGCGGCTGCCGGTGGGCACCCGGCTGCCGCCGGTGCGCCAGTTCGCCGCCGAGCTGGGGCTGGCGGCGAACACCGTGGCGCGGGCGTACCGGGAGCTGGAGGCGGCCGGGCTGCTGGAGACCCGGGGGCGGCACGGGACGTACGTCGCGCCGGGCCGGGACGATGCGACCGACCGGTTGCAGCGGGCGGCGGCCCGGTACGCCGACGAGGCGGTGCGGCTCGGCTTGCCGCCGGATCGGGCACTCGCCCTGGTCCGCGCCGCTCTCGACGCCGCCCGCCCGGGCTGA
- a CDS encoding LacI family DNA-binding transcriptional regulator — MRARLSDIAQQAEVSEATVSRVLNDRPGVAPETRQAVLTALDVLGYERPARLRKRSAGLVGLVVPELDNPIFPMFAQVIESTLAQSGFTPVLCTQTPGGVTEDEYVEMLLDRQVSGIVFVSGLHADTAANHDRYRALIARPLPVVMINGYVPNVAAPFVSCDDGEAAELAVAHLVALGHRRIGLITGPDRFVPVQRKVAGWRTAMTRLAGAAEQDLAELAELSLFGVEGGEAAAGRLIERGVTGVVCGSDLMALGAIRAARQRGMSVPQDLSVVGYDDSPLMAFTDPPLTTMRQPVAAMAVAAVRALVDEINGHAAPHSEYLFRPELVVRGSTAVVRPAGANPAQGGTRHRPAPPALAVPA, encoded by the coding sequence ATGCGCGCTCGACTGTCCGACATCGCCCAGCAGGCCGAAGTCAGCGAGGCCACGGTGTCGCGGGTGCTCAACGACCGCCCCGGCGTGGCCCCCGAGACCCGGCAGGCCGTCCTGACCGCCCTCGACGTGCTCGGTTACGAGCGCCCCGCCCGGCTGCGCAAGCGCAGCGCCGGGCTCGTCGGGCTGGTCGTCCCAGAGCTGGACAACCCCATCTTCCCGATGTTCGCCCAGGTCATCGAGTCGACCCTGGCCCAGAGCGGGTTCACCCCGGTGCTGTGCACCCAGACCCCTGGCGGGGTCACCGAGGACGAGTACGTCGAGATGCTGCTGGACCGGCAGGTCTCCGGGATCGTCTTCGTCTCCGGCCTGCACGCCGACACCGCCGCCAACCACGACCGGTACCGCGCGCTGATCGCCCGCCCGCTGCCCGTCGTGATGATCAACGGGTACGTCCCGAACGTCGCCGCCCCCTTCGTCTCCTGCGACGACGGCGAGGCCGCCGAGCTGGCCGTCGCGCACCTGGTCGCGCTCGGCCACCGCCGGATCGGCCTGATCACCGGCCCGGACCGGTTCGTGCCGGTGCAGCGCAAGGTGGCCGGCTGGCGGACCGCGATGACCCGGCTCGCCGGCGCCGCCGAGCAGGACCTGGCCGAGCTGGCCGAACTCTCGCTATTCGGCGTGGAGGGCGGCGAGGCGGCCGCCGGCCGGCTGATCGAACGCGGGGTCACCGGCGTCGTCTGCGGCTCCGACCTGATGGCGCTCGGCGCGATCAGGGCGGCCCGGCAGCGCGGCATGTCGGTCCCGCAGGACCTCTCGGTGGTCGGCTACGACGACTCGCCGCTGATGGCCTTCACCGATCCACCGCTGACCACCATGCGCCAGCCGGTCGCCGCGATGGCGGTCGCCGCGGTGCGGGCCCTGGTCGACGAGATCAACGGGCACGCCGCCCCGCACTCGGAGTACCTGTTCCGCCCGGAGCTGGTGGTGCGCGGTTCCACCGCGGTCGTCCGCCCGGCCGGCGCCAACCCGGCCCAGGGCGGCACCCGGCACCGGCCGGCGCCGCCCGCCCTCGCCGTCCCGGCCTGA